TCGACATGCTTGGATGCAGGAAGCTAGTAAGACATGCTATGAAACTATAAGAAAGTCTTGGGCTGAAATTAAAAGAGTAGCTTCTCAATCAAATGGTCTTTCCATTCTTAGTCAGAAATTCAACACTTGCGAGTATgaactctatttttatttttataattttttttatgcattATCTTATTAGATTTTTAGTttctttaataattaatatatatatggtTACTCTTTCTAATTGCAGACCATTAAACCAAATTGATGGCTTAGTATACTCTTTGGAACTAATGTATATATCTGCGGCACAATACGATCGTCCACCAGATTATCCAGTTAATGTGATTTGTGGCGGTATTGATGGAGCTTCTTCTAAAAGTTCAGATATTCTCAGCAACATATATGCAGGTGTTGTGGCTTTTACGAAAAGCAACGACACATGCAAAGTTTATTATGGCCCATTTAATGGATCTGAGACCAGTGAGGGTTGGAGGTGGCAGGTAATAATaattaattgcaatttaaacaaAGTTAATTAATGATCTTCAATAACTATTTCGTTTTGCTTGCACCTTTTTGAGGGAAGCTAACTCATGAGTCAATTTAAACTGGATTCGTGAATGACTTGATAAGATAAACTCATTAACTCATAATGAGTTGATAAGACAAATTTAAGTCTGAAattgagttcataaattaaatgagtcgaaTTATGTTTGGATAAACTCAACTCATTAATTTGTAAACTGAtttgattatatatattaatactCATCTCCTATATAcatttaatctatatttttaatattatatatatacatataaaataataatatataattatatatatattaataattttaattatttaaatttttatattttttatatataactcGAGTCTCATTTCCAACCCTATATCTTTAAGCTAATTTTATAAGGAGAGTGCTACGGgaacaataaaaattttgaacaacataaacaaccatcaatcaaatgaaaatatactacaccctaatttaatgttactaattaaatttactcttttaaccatattaattcacattgtttacacattgttcaaaaaccttattggttacctatacttttctatTTTATAATGGCACATTAAGACTCATCACTCATAACAGACATGATGAATTATtgcaataatatatatatatactgcaATAATATggtatttatttttcaaataagtgTCATTTTAACAAGCACAAACTCCCGACCCTATTATTGATCTtaaaaaatgatatttaattaatattttgttgtACATTCAGACATGTAGTGAAATGGTGATACCCATCAGCATAGGAAACAATTCCTTATTAGAACCTTCCCCTTTTAATTATGAGAGCTTTGCGAGGGATTGCAAGGAAAAATTTGGTGTTGCCCCTCGACCCCATTGGGTCACTACTTATTATGGAGGCCATGTAAGTACATCTTTAATTTGTCACATCCAATTTATTTATATGTTATTTACTATcatatatttcaaatttaatatttttatgaaCGTTAAAGATATAATAGATGTTACTAAGATGATGTATAGCAACTACTAATAAACATATAGTGTATTACAAGTGGTGGTCCTCCAAAAAGATATTCTTTATTAATCGTTTAGCAACTACTAATTAACGTTTTCGAGATTTCTATAGAATTATAGGGACctaataagaattttttttttttttgtggctaATTAATGACAGGATATCAAGTTAGTTCTTAAAAAGTTTGGCAGCAACATCATTTTCTCAAATGGGTTAAGAGACCCTTATAGTAGTGGCGGGTAAGCATCTAAGCCatataaattacaaaatattattgattattctaaaatattaataGTAAACATTTGTGTGAACATGTTATGTATTATTAATAATTTCAGGGTTCTTAACAACATATCAGATAGTCTTATTGCTGTCCACACAGTTAATGGTATGTTCCtacattatattaataaaatagctTTTTTCATGGTCTTTTTATAAATATTAGAATTAGAAAGCTTTATTTATTTGTCAATTTCAAATATTACCAATTTTTAGGATCTCATTGCTTGGATATGTTGGGTGCAAAGAAAACTGATCCAAACTGGTTGGTGGAACAACGGAAGACAGAGATTAAGATTATGAAAGGGTGGATCACTCAATACTATGCTGATCTTAAATAAGTCCATTCAAAGACATGAAAATTTCATATATATGACTATATGAGGTCTTTATTTgtgaaactcaaataaaagagtTAGTTTTGGTTAATCCATTATTACTTTAACTTtggtttgctttttctttttcttacaccATATTTTGTcaaaaattcatcaatcaaattaaaattcttcGATCCAATAATATATTATCTCtaataaagagaaagagaaaaagacaaTATAGTTCAAGAGAGATGTGTAATAACGGTAGCGATAACGATAATGAGTTTAAGATTtaagatttgaaaaaagaaaaaaataaaattataacttaaaataaggataaaatttataaatattagttaaacattttccttttttttttatagttttgtgTTCTCNNNNNNNNNNNNNNNNNNNNNNNNNNNNNNNNNNNNNNNNNNNNNNNNNNNNNNNNNNNNNNNNNNNNNNNNNNNNNNNNNNNNNNNNNNNNNNNNNNNNNNNNNNNNNNNNNNNNNNNNNNNNNNNNNNNNNNNNNNNNNNNNNNNNNNNNNNNNNNNNNNNNNNNNNNNNNNNNNNNNNNNNNNNNNNNNNNNNNNNNNNNNNNNNNNNNNNNNNNNNNNNNNNNNNNNNNNNNNNNNNNNNNNNNNNNNNNNNNNNNNNNNNNNNNNNNNNNNNNNNNNNNNNNNNNNNNNNNNNNNNNNNNNNNNNNNNNNNNNNNNNNNNNNNNNNNNNNNNNNNNNNNNNNNNNNNNNNNNNNNNNNNNNNNNNNNNNNNNNNNNNNNNNNNNNNNNNNNNNNNNNNNNNNNNNNNNNNNNNNNNNNNNNNNNNNNNNNNNNNNNNNNNNNNNNNNNNNNNNNNNNNNNNNNNNNNNNNNNNNNNNNNNNNNNNNNNNNNNNNACTGCATGAAAATAAATtcaatctatattttttttttttggtcttgaAATTCAAtctataattaaaaataacaaaacgAAAGAAAGAAAGCGTGAATTATTTTTGGGCTCAGTAATAACAAGCTGGATCCAATCTAAAATTCCAAAGCCCATAAGTAACACTATAGCACGTTGTATGTGTTTCAAGAGATGTAATTCAGTAATTCACACTGAATTGAATTGGGTTGGGTTGGAGGTTTCTGTTTTTTGGGCCTGGGTCCTTTGTGGCCCACGGTCCTGACCAAAAATAGAGATTCAATTCacactgacaaaaaaaaaagagatgctTTACCAAAAACAAAAACCCCTAAAATAGTGTGAGTTGTTAGAATCAGATCTAGAGAAGAAGCAAGGccgaaaaagaaaacaaaagattcATAGAAGAGGAAGATCGGAGAAATGGAAAATCCATACTCGGTGAACAGCCCAAGGAGGACGCTGAGCTTCTCGAAGCAGCGCAGAGCAACCGTTTCCTTCTTTGATGACAAAACCTTCGCCGGCGAGCATGGCCCTAAGCCTTCTGAAGTCTATGGCTTCGTCGGTTCCATCACCACCGTTGCCGCCGCAGGTTCCTCCAACCTTCTTCCCTttttgccaattttgattattcaactttctttttgttatttatgATTGTTTTGTGAATAGTTATCTTCCTTGTGTGGGCTTATGTTCCTGAATCATGGCTACATTCTGTTGGCATTTATTACTATCCTAGCAGGTTAGACAACTAGTCATTTTCATTACAAGAATTCTCAAGTCTTAatttgaattcttgcaaatttgtatTGAAATGTGTATTTGTAAATGAGTACACAAAACATTTACCAAAGCAAAAATGGCATTGGCTCTTGCTTTCTTAGATATTTAGGTAGAGAAATCAGCTTAAATTTTTCTTGTATGACATGATGATGAAATTGTTCATCAACTTATGCTATTTAGGTATTGGGCTCTGGCAGTACCAACTTACATGATGGTGACCATTGCACTGATGCTGGTATTCTACATTGGTCTTAACTTCATTTCAACACCTTCCCCTGCATCTATATACACAGTTTATGGTGAGTTTGATGCTGACTTATTTATGGTTGATTTTCCATACGCATGTGATATTTATAGGTTGCCTCCTAAGCTTCTTCAAAAGTGAAGGAACATTTTTAACAGTTTTCCAgcaatacattttttttttcagctaaagctttaaataataaatttgttCAGATGAATGCAGTAGGGATCCTTTGAGTCCTGATTCTTCTATGGAAGGAGATGAGAAACCCATTGAACCTATATCAGATATCGGTTTAGACAAAATCAATGATATCATGTTCAATGCCACAACCTAACAACAAAACCTGTCAACAATCCAGTGCCGGCAATTCGATGTTATAGCTGTTAGTCTTGAAGATGATTGAGCTGATCTTGCAAAACAATGACTGGAATCCTTGCATTTTCTGAAGTTTTGATGTAAGCCTTGCTAACTGGTCATCTTTGAGCGATGACCAAATTTTTTGTTGGGTGTTAATAGTATATATACAGATTAAATTGAATTTCCATGAACTACAGAACTTATTTCATTCTCATAAAATTCATGCACTCCTATCACCTGATGAGTAATTCAGCAAACCATGAGAAAATTCAATCATTGTTAAACCTTATATAAAAGTAGTGAAGTTCCTAACTACAAAATGAAAAATGGTAAACACCCAAGTGACACAACCTATGCAGAAGTATCGACAATGTAATGATCTCAGTTTATAAAAAGCAGCATTACAATCTAAGACCTATCCTTATAGGCTTAGAACAAAACGAACTAGAAAATAGTAACAAAGTTTTGGGATAACTAATTGATAATTATTTCAAATTACGTAAGATGGCCAAATTATTATCTATGGTTCAATGTGAAGCGAATCAAGGTATTGTAATTTTTTGGCAACTTACAAAAATGACATGTTGCATTTTTCACTATACAAAACTTACagatttaataatttaaataaaattattttatgttgTTATTTAATTAGATATTATTaatgtcaaataaaaaaagaaaaagaaaaatagattgattaatttttaaatagtTACATGAATATaagaatttaagtttttttttctggaataaattaaaaaaaatattattttcagaaaaaatttattttaactttaaataaaaggatatgttttttttttgtaactTTAAACAAGTTTATTGCACCGGTGAACTTCACTTCGAATTCTTTTTACTCGAATTCTTAACCTTCGCAACGGTAATGATAACCATTATCATCGTTTCCGGAGTACAtaggagtacacaaaaatacataaaaataaattatttttttttNNNNNNNNNNNNNNNNNNNNNNNNNNNNNNNNNNNNNNNNNNNNNNNNNNNNNNNNNNNNNNNNNNNNNNNNNNNNNATGACTTTAGATGGGGATGCGGCAAATTCATTCTAAACAAAAAACAATACATTCCGAGAATTAAagttcatttaattttatttgggaaataataatttttttaatttataataaaaaaagcaacaatttaattagagaaagtatagggagccaataacctaagcgtacaatgtgtacaatgaaggtttagaaagtattagagatatggtTATTAGTGTTACATTATCCTATCAGGTTATTAGAGATATTCACTTTCATTGAAATTAAACTCATTTTTTTAGTAAAAAACACAAAAAGGTGTGTTATAGTGAAATGAATCAAATGATTATTCCTGTACcagtgaattattattattattattattattattattttaaataaattgataaaatagTCTTAAAAATTCGACCATTTTCCCAATAATTTATCAGCCAAAAAATGCTAAATGATTGATTAGCATGAAATCTAATTTAACTGTGAATTTGTAATTGAACATATATTGTACAGCTTAATTTGGAATCTGTGTTAGAGAGGGAATTTAGCGAGTGAAAACTTTTGAGTCTACGAAAACGAAACAAAGTTCCTCAAGAACAAAGTTACAAAcagaggcacaagaaacagagaGAGAAATATTGTAATTTGATATCGAaatcaaacaagttggaaagATGATAGGTTTGAAGCGATTGCTACCAAGATGTTCAACTCTCAGTCGCACTCTCAACCTCAATCTCAGAGATTCCGTCGTGGATTCCATTTCAGAGAAGAATCTCCATTACCCAATTCTTCTCCCTCGCCTCACCCCTAAACGATTCCTTGATATCCACCAGGTCatccttcattctattttttccTGCTATTCTCATTGCAGCACCCTAAAAATGTGGCAAAAATCGTTTTTTTCCTCCCTGGATTGAATTGCTTTATGTATTTGTGTGTAAAATTTTCCCCTTTTTGGCAGATGAGAAGTAAGGCAGCGCTTGAAAAGGAACGTGCTCGAATGTgagttcaattttttattttttgtgggtTTCATTTCACGGAGCGGATTTTAGTGTGATGAAGTGTTAGTGATGATGCTGATGGGTTTTTTTCTTGTGCAGTTTAGATGAAATGAGTAGGGGATATGTAGCTGATATGAATGAATTCAAGCAACATGGTGGTAAGGTATTGCcatgatatttatatatatgatgTGTATGATGATAAGCTTGTTGCATTGTAATAATTTTACAAAGAACTCTTTGATTTGCGCACTCCTTTGTTTTGATAGCATGTAGTGAGGTTCCACGCATCTGAAGTACAAACTCCTATCCCCCCATAGGTAAAGTTAGAAATTTTCATTGCTTAGTTTGGGTTTGCAAATTCT
The DNA window shown above is from Arachis ipaensis cultivar K30076 chromosome B08, Araip1.1, whole genome shotgun sequence and carries:
- the LOC107612776 gene encoding lysosomal Pro-X carboxypeptidase, translated to MKQNQHPLIILAFNLLLFFMIFLVCPTYSLTIPRLSPIAEWEKTTTADDYSDVKTFYYNQTLDHFNYNPQSYQIFQQRYLINFKYWGGANSNAPIFALLGAEEPIDSSPPFIGFLTDNAASFSALILYIEHRYYGKSVPFGSREEAVKNASTIGYFNSAQALADYAQVIIHVKKTLHAKNSPVIVIGGSYGGMLATWFRLKYPHLAIGALASSAPILYFDHITPQDAYHSIVSRDFREASKTCYETIRKSWAEIKRVASQSNGLSILSQKFNTCEPLNQIDGLVYSLELMYISAAQYDRPPDYPVNVICGGIDGASSKSSDILSNIYAGVVAFTKSNDTCKVYYGPFNGSETSEGWRWQTCSEMVIPISIGNNSLLEPSPFNYESFARDCKEKFGVAPRPHWVTTYYGGHDIKLVLKKFGSNIIFSNGLRDPYSSGGVLNNISDSLIAVHTVNGSHCLDMLGAKKTDPNWLVEQRKTEIKIMKGWITQYYADLK
- the LOC107612779 gene encoding phosphatidylinositol N-acetylglucosaminyltransferase subunit P — encoded protein: MENPYSVNSPRRTLSFSKQRRATVSFFDDKTFAGEHGPKPSEVYGFVGSITTVAAAVIFLVWAYVPESWLHSVGIYYYPSRYWALAVPTYMMVTIALMLVFYIGLNFISTPSPASIYTVYDECSRDPLSPDSSMEGDEKPIEPISDIGLDKINDIMFNATT